In Methylovirgula sp., a single genomic region encodes these proteins:
- a CDS encoding ABC transporter ATP-binding protein, whose protein sequence is MEAANGPVVIEVKNLTVGFGDQVVLDNLSLDVRRGEILGVVGASGGGKTVLMRTIIGLIHQRRGNIKILGVDRDTDSADAVREIERRWGILFQQGALFSSLTARQNVEFPMREHLHISEKLREEVAKAKLGMVGLSAEDAEKYPAELSGGMTKRVALARALALDPEIVFLDEPTSGLDPISAGDFDSLIRTLQQTLGLTVFMVTHDLDSLHAVCDRIAAIADGKVVAEGSMPVMLACEHPWVKSYFQGKRAIERVASLSKQ, encoded by the coding sequence ATGGAAGCCGCGAACGGTCCTGTCGTGATCGAGGTCAAGAACCTTACAGTCGGATTTGGCGATCAAGTCGTTCTCGACAATCTGTCGCTCGACGTTCGGCGCGGCGAAATCCTTGGCGTCGTCGGCGCGTCCGGCGGCGGCAAAACAGTCCTGATGCGAACGATCATCGGGCTCATCCATCAACGCCGGGGGAATATCAAGATTTTAGGCGTCGACCGCGACACGGATTCTGCGGATGCTGTTCGCGAGATCGAGCGCCGCTGGGGCATTCTGTTTCAGCAAGGCGCCTTGTTTTCTTCGCTGACGGCGCGCCAAAACGTTGAATTTCCGATGCGCGAACATCTGCACATTTCGGAGAAGCTGCGCGAGGAAGTCGCGAAAGCGAAACTCGGCATGGTCGGTCTGAGCGCTGAGGACGCGGAAAAATATCCGGCCGAACTCTCCGGCGGGATGACCAAACGCGTCGCTCTAGCGCGGGCGCTCGCTCTCGATCCCGAAATCGTCTTTCTCGACGAGCCGACCTCTGGGCTCGACCCAATCTCAGCAGGTGATTTCGACAGCCTGATCCGGACGTTGCAGCAAACGTTGGGGCTGACGGTCTTCATGGTTACGCACGATCTCGACAGTCTCCACGCTGTCTGCGATCGCATCGCGGCGATCGCGGACGGAAAGGTCGTCGCGGAAGGATCGATGCCGGTCATGCTTGCGTGCGAGCATCCGTGGGTAAAATCTTATTTTCAAGGTAAGCGCGCCATCGAGCGCGTCGCCAGCCTGTC
- a CDS encoding ABC transporter permease, which yields MSLQTTMQGDRLNVVAEGSWTAGQAATLEPLIDAIATPATASGISLDLHNIAEIDTFGACLLAQLMQSWRDSGKEAQASGLPERFRGLVAEVDRAEHEISRPIPKKVARFVYLETMGRAIIDSGRYMVTFTAMLGAVGDALFRVCADPRRLRLTSFVSQLDRVGLRAVPIILLITFLIGGIIAQQGIFNFRKFGAESYAVDLVGILVLREIGVLIVAIMVAGRSGSSYTAELGSMKMREEIDALRTMGLDPAEVLILPRVAALICALPILTFLGSLAALFGGGIVAWLYAGMSPAIFIARLKDAISITHFEVGMIKAPFMALVIGIVSCVEGLKVKGSAESLGFQTTSSVVKSIFLVIVLDGFFAIFFASIGM from the coding sequence CGATTGAACGTCGTTGCCGAGGGATCTTGGACCGCCGGACAGGCCGCCACGCTGGAGCCGCTGATTGATGCGATCGCGACTCCGGCCACCGCCAGCGGCATATCGCTCGATCTGCACAACATCGCGGAGATCGATACATTCGGCGCCTGTTTGCTCGCGCAATTGATGCAAAGCTGGCGGGATAGCGGAAAAGAGGCGCAGGCGAGCGGGCTGCCGGAGCGTTTTCGCGGATTGGTCGCTGAGGTCGATCGGGCGGAGCATGAGATTTCCAGGCCAATTCCCAAAAAGGTGGCCCGATTCGTCTATTTGGAAACGATGGGCCGCGCCATCATCGATTCGGGCCGCTACATGGTTACGTTTACGGCCATGCTCGGCGCGGTTGGTGACGCGCTTTTTCGCGTCTGCGCCGACCCGCGCCGCTTGCGCCTCACGTCCTTTGTAAGCCAGCTCGATCGCGTCGGGCTGCGCGCGGTGCCGATCATTCTTCTGATCACCTTCCTCATCGGCGGCATCATCGCGCAGCAAGGCATATTCAATTTTCGAAAATTCGGTGCCGAAAGCTATGCCGTCGATCTCGTCGGCATTCTGGTCCTGCGTGAAATCGGCGTCCTCATCGTCGCCATTATGGTCGCGGGGCGCTCCGGCAGCTCATATACGGCGGAGCTCGGCTCCATGAAGATGCGTGAGGAGATCGATGCCTTACGCACGATGGGGCTCGATCCGGCAGAAGTGCTGATCCTGCCGCGTGTGGCGGCGCTCATCTGTGCCCTACCGATTTTGACCTTCCTCGGGTCGCTGGCCGCCCTCTTCGGAGGCGGAATCGTGGCGTGGCTTTATGCCGGCATGAGCCCCGCAATATTCATTGCACGCTTGAAGGACGCGATTTCAATTACGCATTTTGAAGTCGGCATGATCAAAGCACCTTTCATGGCGCTGGTGATCGGCATCGTGTCCTGCGTCGAAGGATTGAAGGTGAAGGGCAGCGCCGAGTCGCTCGGCTTCCAGACGACCTCCTCCGTCGTTAAATCTATTTTTCTCGTGATCGTTCTCGACGGATTCTTTGCCATCTTCTTCGCCTCGATAGGAATGTAA